A region from the Paraurantiacibacter namhicola genome encodes:
- the smc gene encoding chromosome segregation protein SMC has product MQFRKLKLTGFKSFVEPAELRIEPGLTGVVGPNGCGKSNLLEAIRWVMGENSPKSLRSGGMEDVIFAGTERRPPRDFAEVVLQAVDSEGEELDVTRRIERGAGSAYRVNGRDVRAKDVALTFADAATGAHSPALVSQGKIAQVIAAKPTERRMMLEEAAGIAGLHVRRKDAESKLRQTEANLARLEDLMAGLDSQMASLRRQAKQAERYKKLTDEIKVAEARLVFARWRDAAAAAEDAREVAKSADARVAAAKAAADEAQKAQHGLAAKLAEAREELADRRDDASAHGHRMAALTTQLEAAEERLADLDRQKARLEEDRGEADRMTRDAADAMKRLAAELAANEKQLNADEAERPQLERGAEKAEQAGRAAELALAKATAEHAGVEAEWRVAQSEVTQAEQRLERADAELARHAAAKSELTGGSDPEAAVAEAKAAADAAASRLVRLRADFEAKQAEKDDLAEARDTAASTLSSARAELAGVEREFQALERDREARARQQKGKHGLPPALDKVRAEAGYERALAAVLGRDAKAGLGSPDGAVDGRFWTGREAPSRVTGSLADHVPDCPPQLAARLALVHVADSDDGRRLEPGEWLVTKDGALRRWDGFIARGEGASEAARLEAANRHAELAELVPDLRSAAASAETSHTQAQDALSTLQRELVAMERDVGQAAEAERHALRSLDQAESARERHAARLAELADAEQDLAARKDSAEKELATAKERHAALPEPETGRARLDAAQAKHEAARSALQAATAALASHDQSLAVARERVTAQRADIAGWQARAGEAARRLASMEQRFEDIAGERAVVAAKPEGLQREIEQGDTVRARISEELAKAEAAMAEVEAQAREADRAFSAANEGLAEAREGRAGAAARAENEESRREEMARISGERFQCPPPLLGDRFGFDAEEVKNAGLEGEDMERLTASRERIGPVNLVAADELAKIEGEHGSSAAEQAELVEAVNRLRGSIGNLNREGRERLRAAFEEVDGHFRRLFTRLFEGGKAHLELIDSDDPLEAGLEIFAQPPGKRLQSLNLLSGGEQALTATALIFALFLTNPAPICVLDEVDAPLDDANIDRFCDLLDSMVADTKTRYLIVTHNAVTMSRMHRLFGVTMVEKGISRLVSVDLGEAELMAAQ; this is encoded by the coding sequence ATGCAGTTCCGCAAGCTCAAGCTGACCGGCTTCAAGAGCTTCGTGGAGCCTGCGGAGCTGCGGATCGAACCGGGCCTGACGGGCGTCGTCGGCCCCAATGGCTGCGGCAAATCCAACCTGCTGGAAGCGATCCGCTGGGTCATGGGCGAAAACTCGCCCAAGTCCCTGCGATCGGGCGGGATGGAAGATGTCATCTTTGCCGGGACGGAACGCCGCCCGCCGCGCGATTTCGCCGAAGTCGTGCTGCAGGCGGTGGACAGCGAAGGCGAGGAGCTGGACGTCACCCGCCGGATCGAACGCGGCGCGGGCAGCGCTTACCGCGTGAACGGGCGGGACGTGCGGGCCAAGGACGTGGCGCTGACCTTTGCCGATGCGGCGACCGGCGCGCACTCCCCCGCCCTCGTCAGCCAGGGCAAGATCGCCCAGGTCATCGCCGCCAAGCCCACCGAACGGCGCATGATGCTGGAGGAAGCGGCCGGGATCGCGGGCCTGCATGTCCGGCGCAAGGATGCCGAGAGCAAGCTGCGCCAGACCGAGGCGAACCTCGCGCGGCTGGAAGATTTGATGGCGGGCCTCGACAGCCAGATGGCGAGCCTGCGGCGTCAGGCCAAGCAGGCCGAACGCTACAAGAAGCTGACCGACGAGATCAAAGTGGCCGAGGCCCGGCTGGTCTTCGCCCGCTGGCGCGACGCCGCCGCTGCGGCGGAGGACGCGCGCGAGGTTGCCAAATCTGCCGATGCGCGGGTGGCGGCGGCGAAAGCTGCCGCAGACGAGGCACAGAAGGCGCAGCATGGGCTCGCGGCAAAGCTGGCCGAGGCGCGCGAGGAGCTGGCTGACCGGCGCGACGATGCCAGCGCGCATGGCCACCGCATGGCGGCCCTCACCACCCAGCTGGAAGCGGCTGAGGAGCGGCTGGCCGACCTCGACCGCCAGAAAGCGCGGCTGGAGGAGGATCGCGGCGAAGCCGACCGCATGACGCGCGATGCCGCCGATGCCATGAAGCGGCTGGCCGCTGAACTCGCCGCGAACGAAAAGCAGCTCAATGCCGACGAAGCCGAACGGCCGCAGCTGGAACGCGGTGCGGAAAAGGCCGAACAGGCCGGCCGCGCGGCGGAACTGGCGCTGGCCAAGGCTACGGCAGAGCACGCCGGCGTCGAGGCCGAATGGCGCGTTGCCCAGAGCGAGGTGACGCAGGCAGAGCAGCGCCTGGAGCGGGCCGATGCGGAGCTTGCGCGGCATGCGGCAGCCAAGAGCGAACTGACTGGCGGCAGCGATCCCGAAGCGGCCGTGGCCGAGGCAAAGGCCGCCGCCGACGCTGCGGCCTCGCGGCTGGTGCGGCTGCGTGCCGATTTCGAGGCAAAGCAGGCCGAGAAGGACGACCTCGCCGAAGCGCGCGATACCGCGGCCAGCACGCTGTCTTCCGCCCGCGCCGAACTGGCCGGGGTGGAACGCGAATTCCAGGCGCTTGAGCGTGACCGCGAGGCCCGCGCCCGCCAGCAGAAGGGCAAGCACGGCCTGCCGCCCGCGCTGGACAAGGTCCGGGCAGAAGCAGGTTACGAACGCGCGCTGGCCGCGGTGCTGGGCCGCGATGCCAAGGCCGGGCTCGGCAGTCCCGATGGCGCGGTGGACGGGCGTTTCTGGACCGGCCGCGAGGCTCCATCCCGCGTTACCGGCAGCCTGGCCGACCACGTTCCCGATTGCCCGCCGCAGCTCGCCGCGCGCCTCGCGCTGGTGCATGTCGCAGATAGTGACGATGGCCGCAGGCTGGAGCCGGGCGAATGGCTGGTGACGAAGGACGGCGCCCTGCGCCGCTGGGACGGCTTCATCGCGCGCGGAGAAGGTGCGTCGGAAGCCGCGCGGCTGGAGGCGGCAAACCGCCATGCCGAACTGGCCGAGCTGGTGCCGGACCTGCGCTCCGCCGCTGCCTCCGCCGAGACCTCGCACACACAGGCGCAGGATGCGCTCTCCACGCTCCAGCGCGAGCTGGTGGCAATGGAGCGCGACGTCGGCCAGGCCGCCGAAGCCGAGCGCCATGCCCTGCGCAGCCTCGACCAGGCGGAATCCGCTCGCGAACGCCATGCCGCCCGCCTCGCCGAACTGGCCGATGCGGAGCAGGACCTCGCCGCTCGCAAGGATAGCGCCGAAAAGGAACTCGCCACCGCGAAGGAACGCCACGCCGCCTTGCCCGAACCCGAGACCGGGCGCGCGCGGCTGGACGCAGCGCAGGCCAAGCACGAGGCGGCCCGCTCCGCCCTGCAGGCCGCGACCGCCGCGCTTGCGAGCCACGACCAGTCGCTCGCCGTGGCGCGCGAACGCGTCACCGCCCAGCGCGCCGATATCGCCGGCTGGCAAGCCCGCGCGGGCGAGGCGGCGCGCAGGCTGGCCAGCATGGAGCAGCGCTTCGAGGATATCGCCGGGGAACGCGCCGTCGTGGCCGCCAAGCCGGAAGGCCTGCAGCGCGAGATCGAACAGGGCGACACCGTGCGCGCGCGCATCTCCGAGGAACTGGCGAAGGCTGAGGCCGCGATGGCCGAAGTCGAGGCCCAGGCGCGCGAGGCCGACCGCGCATTCTCTGCCGCCAACGAGGGACTGGCCGAAGCGCGCGAAGGCCGCGCCGGGGCCGCCGCCCGGGCCGAGAACGAAGAAAGCCGCCGTGAGGAGATGGCCCGCATCTCCGGCGAACGTTTCCAGTGCCCCCCTCCCCTGCTGGGCGACCGCTTCGGCTTCGACGCCGAAGAGGTGAAGAACGCCGGCCTGGAAGGCGAGGACATGGAGCGCCTGACCGCCAGCCGCGAGCGGATTGGCCCGGTCAATCTGGTCGCTGCCGACGAACTGGCGAAGATCGAAGGCGAGCACGGATCCAGCGCCGCCGAACAGGCCGAACTGGTGGAAGCGGTAAACCGCCTGCGCGGCAGCATCGGCAACCTCAATCGCGAGGGCCGCGAGCGCCTGCGCGCCGCATTCGAGGAAGTGGACGGCCACTTCCGCCGCCTGTTCACGCGCCTGTTCGAAGGCGGCAAGGCACATCTGGAACTGATCGACAGCGACGATCCGCTGGAGGCTGGCCTGGAGATCTTCGCGCAGCCGCCGGGCAAGCGCCTGCAATCGCTGAACCTGCTATCGGGCGGCGAGCAGGCCCTGACGGCCACCGCGCTGATCTTCGCGCTGTTCCTGACCAATCCGGCGCCGATCTGCGTGCTGGACGAAGTCGACGCGCCGCTGGACGACGCCAATATCGATCGCTTCTGCGACCTGCTCGATTCCATGGTTGCCGATACGAAGACCCGCTACCTGATCGTGACCCACAACGCCGTGACCATGAGCCGGATGCACCGCCTGTTCGGCGTGACCATGGTGGAAAAGGGCATCTCCCGCCTCGTCAGCGTGGATCTGGGCGAAGCGGAACTGATGGCCGCGCAGTAA
- a CDS encoding thioredoxin domain-containing protein: protein MNTTSSTALRSRIRMAAIGVPLALALAACGGSDDADGAAAGTIAQGEVAEAVAAPEGSQWIDVVSRTETGGWLMGNPDAPIKLIEYGSLTCGACAAFTAEGAEPLKSDYVNTGRVSFELRSMPLHGAIDLVLTRMLECAPVEAGPALADQVWLNLPEVYGGFQQNMEGAQQALTLAPEERLVQFAERTGFLDFFAARGIGKDAARTCLADADAAENLANTLQSAAEADNINKTPTFLINGTQVEASRWSELEPLLQRAGARSGE from the coding sequence ATGAACACCACCTCCTCCACCGCCCTTCGCTCCCGCATCCGCATGGCCGCCATTGGCGTGCCGTTGGCCCTGGCGCTCGCCGCATGTGGCGGATCGGACGATGCCGACGGCGCTGCTGCCGGCACCATCGCGCAGGGTGAAGTTGCCGAGGCGGTGGCCGCTCCGGAAGGTTCGCAGTGGATCGACGTCGTCTCCCGTACCGAAACGGGCGGCTGGCTGATGGGTAACCCCGATGCGCCGATCAAGCTGATCGAGTATGGCTCGCTGACCTGCGGCGCCTGCGCGGCCTTCACCGCCGAAGGGGCCGAACCGCTCAAGAGCGATTACGTGAACACGGGCCGCGTGTCGTTCGAACTGCGCAGCATGCCGCTGCACGGCGCGATCGACCTTGTGCTCACGCGGATGCTGGAATGCGCTCCGGTGGAAGCCGGCCCCGCCCTGGCAGACCAGGTGTGGCTGAACCTTCCCGAAGTCTATGGCGGCTTCCAACAGAACATGGAGGGCGCTCAGCAGGCCCTGACACTGGCCCCGGAAGAGCGGCTGGTGCAGTTTGCGGAGCGTACCGGCTTCCTTGATTTCTTCGCTGCTCGCGGGATCGGCAAGGATGCGGCGCGCACCTGTCTGGCCGATGCCGATGCAGCCGAAAACCTCGCCAACACGCTGCAAAGCGCGGCGGAGGCCGACAATATCAACAAGACACCGACCTTCCTGATCAACGGCACGCAGGTGGAAGCCTCGCGCTGGTCGGAACTTGAGCCCCTGCTGCAACGCGCCGGCGCGCGCAGCGGCGAGTAA
- a CDS encoding DsbA family protein — translation MKTFAYAAAAALAFTAAPAMAQDWYAAQVETETGHRVGNPEAEVQLVEFISYTCPHCAHYAHDADAVMQLQYIPTGKVAVEVRPFIRNPVDLAASLLAGCGDADKFFGNHRAILSRQEVWLQKAMDASPAQTARWGSGSLGSRMRAISSDLGFYDIMESRGYSISEADACLSDETAAQSIIGTTQDAADRLGVPGTPSFALNGSLLQGVHTWPAVKASLDKALTPED, via the coding sequence ATGAAGACTTTTGCATATGCCGCCGCAGCCGCTTTGGCTTTCACCGCCGCGCCCGCCATGGCGCAGGACTGGTACGCCGCGCAGGTGGAAACCGAAACCGGCCACCGCGTGGGCAATCCGGAAGCGGAAGTCCAGCTGGTGGAATTCATCAGCTACACCTGCCCGCATTGTGCGCATTACGCCCATGATGCGGACGCCGTGATGCAGCTGCAATATATCCCCACCGGCAAGGTGGCGGTGGAAGTGCGCCCCTTCATCCGCAATCCGGTGGACCTGGCCGCCAGCCTGCTGGCCGGCTGCGGCGATGCGGACAAATTCTTCGGCAATCACCGCGCGATCCTGTCACGGCAGGAGGTCTGGCTGCAGAAGGCGATGGACGCCAGCCCGGCGCAGACCGCGCGCTGGGGCAGTGGCAGCCTTGGCAGCCGGATGCGTGCCATTTCCAGCGACTTGGGGTTCTACGACATCATGGAGAGCCGCGGATATTCCATCAGCGAGGCGGATGCCTGCCTGTCTGACGAAACTGCAGCCCAGTCCATTATCGGCACGACGCAGGACGCGGCGGATCGCCTTGGCGTGCCGGGTACGCCCAGCTTTGCCCTGAACGGCTCACTTCTGCAGGGCGTACACACCTGGCCTGCGGTGAAGGCATCGCTGGACAAGGCATTGACGCCGGAAGACTGA
- a CDS encoding DUF721 domain-containing protein — protein MERETPPKPKRTAKAKARKSPKPYERPRGGPAKAISDIMPQIGRAAFRRFGFVQSSVVTRWPEIVGERHARVCAPEAIRFPPGEKSDGILQLVVLPAHAPIIQHVIPEIMERVNRFFGYKAVARVKMRQGAVKPPSGVEKPKAPPSLKPIPMELGESLRDIGDPELRTVLESLARSLGDKEDKDQ, from the coding sequence ATGGAACGCGAGACTCCTCCCAAGCCCAAACGCACCGCGAAGGCAAAGGCGCGCAAGTCGCCCAAGCCCTACGAGCGTCCGCGCGGCGGACCGGCCAAGGCCATCAGCGACATCATGCCGCAGATCGGCCGCGCCGCCTTCCGCCGCTTCGGCTTCGTGCAATCGAGCGTGGTCACGCGCTGGCCGGAAATCGTGGGCGAACGCCACGCCCGCGTCTGCGCGCCGGAGGCGATCCGCTTCCCGCCGGGCGAGAAATCCGATGGTATCCTCCAGCTGGTGGTCCTGCCCGCCCATGCGCCCATCATCCAGCATGTGATCCCGGAAATCATGGAGCGGGTGAACCGCTTCTTTGGCTACAAGGCCGTGGCGCGGGTGAAGATGCGGCAAGGTGCGGTTAAGCCGCCATCTGGTGTGGAGAAACCCAAGGCACCGCCAAGCCTGAAGCCGATCCCGATGGAACTGGGCGAAAGCCTGCGCGACATCGGCGATCCGGAACTGCGCACGGTGCTGGAATCGCTCGCCCGCAGCCTGGGTGACAAGGAAGACAAAGACCAATGA
- a CDS encoding A/G-specific adenine glycosylase codes for MTSSTATRLLDWYDRHARDLPWRIPPGSDAAADPYRVWLSEVMLQQTTVAAVKPYFEKFTATWPTVEALAAAPEEDVMAAWAGLGYYSRARNLVKAARAVADRGGFPDTEAGLRELPGLGAYTAAAVAAIAFGRRAVVVDANVERVISRLFDIREPLPASRKAIRAAADTITPETRAGDFAQAMMDLGSSICTARAPKCLLCPLREDCAGYAAGEPEALPFKPPKKARPVRQGCAYWMERDGKVLLVTRQGTGMLGGMRALPDDGWSAKGDGSTEPPVAGEWHPRGTVTHGFTHFTVELAVQELSGKAPTTPKGEWWPVAEIEDAGLPTLFAKAARLVLASR; via the coding sequence GTGACTTCCAGCACCGCCACCCGATTGCTCGACTGGTATGACCGGCATGCGCGTGACCTGCCCTGGCGCATTCCGCCCGGAAGCGACGCGGCGGCGGACCCGTACCGCGTATGGCTGTCCGAAGTGATGCTGCAGCAGACCACTGTCGCCGCAGTGAAGCCCTATTTCGAGAAATTCACCGCCACCTGGCCAACGGTCGAGGCGCTCGCCGCCGCGCCGGAGGAGGACGTGATGGCCGCCTGGGCGGGGCTGGGATACTATTCCCGCGCCCGGAACCTGGTGAAGGCCGCGCGCGCCGTGGCGGATCGGGGCGGCTTCCCGGATACCGAGGCGGGCCTGCGCGAATTGCCGGGGCTGGGCGCATATACGGCAGCCGCTGTCGCCGCGATCGCGTTCGGGCGGCGAGCGGTGGTGGTGGATGCGAATGTGGAACGGGTCATCTCGCGCCTGTTCGATATTCGCGAGCCTCTACCGGCGTCGCGCAAGGCAATCCGCGCGGCGGCGGACACGATCACGCCGGAGACGCGTGCGGGCGATTTCGCGCAGGCGATGATGGATCTCGGCTCCTCCATCTGCACGGCCCGCGCGCCGAAGTGCCTGCTTTGCCCTTTGCGGGAGGATTGTGCAGGCTATGCGGCAGGCGAGCCGGAAGCCTTGCCGTTCAAGCCGCCAAAGAAGGCGAGACCGGTGCGGCAGGGCTGCGCTTATTGGATGGAGCGGGACGGCAAGGTGCTGCTGGTGACGCGGCAGGGCACGGGCATGCTGGGTGGCATGCGCGCACTGCCGGACGATGGCTGGTCAGCGAAGGGCGACGGCAGCACAGAGCCGCCGGTCGCGGGCGAGTGGCATCCGCGCGGCACGGTGACGCATGGCTTTACCCACTTCACCGTGGAGCTGGCTGTGCAGGAGCTATCCGGCAAGGCACCGACCACGCCCAAGGGCGAATGGTGGCCGGTCGCGGAGATCGAAGACGCCGGCCTGCCCACGCTGTTCGCGAAGGCGGCGCGGCTCGTCCTCGCAAGCCGTTAG
- a CDS encoding serine hydrolase domain-containing protein, producing MTIRHAPITRRGLLRTGAAIGAGALAAGALPRAAFASTMRSWPTVDALLSGYVEGRKVANMVAMMGQGQHAPVSIAHGRLGLLRDTLADSNSLYRIYSMTKPVTGMAAMILVDEGKLQLDQPLADILPAFAEMQVQREYDGAITEDNLEPAVRPITIRHLLTHTAGFGYNIVQQGALAKAYMENGIVPGAISRAAPPGAFGGKPAASLEAFAEALAELPLVYQPGTRWSYSVSLDLLGRVIEVVSGQPFDEFLMERIIVPTGMVDTGFQVAGADIPRLTDNYFLAGDTLIPVDLAGNSVYLDRQPFPYGGAGLASTPRDYDRFLQMLAGYGAIEGKRVMSAKAVALGTSDLFPDTMDPADSFMANYGHGAGGRVGKGATKGEYGWFGAAGTSGLVNLTSGLRFSLYTQYMPAQAYDLNAQFQQAVYADYAAAGSPAA from the coding sequence ATGACCATCCGCCACGCCCCCATCACCCGTCGCGGCCTGCTTCGCACCGGGGCTGCCATTGGCGCGGGCGCGCTGGCTGCCGGGGCCCTGCCGCGTGCTGCTTTCGCCAGCACCATGCGGAGCTGGCCCACGGTCGATGCGCTGCTGTCCGGCTATGTCGAGGGGCGCAAGGTGGCTAACATGGTCGCCATGATGGGGCAGGGGCAGCACGCCCCCGTATCCATCGCCCATGGACGGCTGGGCCTGCTGCGCGATACGCTGGCGGACAGCAATTCGCTCTACCGCATCTATTCCATGACCAAGCCGGTCACGGGCATGGCTGCGATGATCCTTGTGGACGAAGGCAAGCTGCAGCTGGACCAGCCGCTGGCGGACATCCTTCCTGCCTTCGCCGAGATGCAGGTGCAGCGCGAATACGATGGCGCGATTACCGAAGATAACCTCGAGCCTGCGGTGCGGCCGATCACGATCCGTCACCTGCTGACGCACACGGCAGGCTTCGGCTACAACATCGTGCAGCAGGGCGCGCTGGCCAAGGCTTACATGGAAAACGGAATCGTGCCGGGTGCGATCAGCCGCGCCGCGCCTCCGGGGGCTTTCGGCGGAAAGCCTGCGGCCAGCCTGGAGGCTTTCGCCGAGGCGCTGGCGGAGCTGCCGCTGGTTTACCAGCCCGGCACGCGCTGGTCCTACAGCGTCAGCCTGGACCTGCTGGGCCGCGTGATAGAGGTTGTCTCGGGCCAGCCGTTCGACGAATTCCTGATGGAGCGGATCATCGTGCCGACCGGCATGGTCGATACGGGATTCCAGGTGGCCGGAGCGGATATCCCGCGCCTGACGGACAATTACTTCCTGGCCGGGGACACGCTCATCCCGGTCGATCTGGCGGGCAACTCGGTCTATCTCGACCGGCAGCCGTTTCCATACGGCGGCGCGGGCCTTGCCAGCACGCCGCGCGATTACGACCGGTTCCTGCAGATGCTCGCCGGTTATGGCGCGATCGAGGGCAAGCGGGTCATGAGTGCGAAGGCCGTGGCGCTGGGCACAAGCGACCTTTTTCCGGACACGATGGACCCGGCGGATAGCTTCATGGCGAATTACGGCCACGGCGCCGGCGGCCGCGTGGGCAAGGGCGCGACGAAGGGCGAATATGGCTGGTTCGGCGCGGCGGGCACGTCAGGCCTGGTCAACCTGACCAGCGGCCTGCGTTTCTCGCTCTACACGCAATATATGCCAGCCCAGGCGTATGATCTGAACGCCCAGTTCCAGCAGGCAGTCTATGCGGACTACGCGGCGGCGGGATCGCCAGCCGCGTAA